The Acidicapsa ligni DNA window GCCGCAAATCCATGCCGGAAGCGCGCGGCCAGCCTGGAAGAAGTCCTTGCTGGTCTTCATGTAGCGCTTGAGGGCAAAGCCGATCCCCAGCACAAACACGAAGTACAGCAACATGATAAGCCAGTCAACAGAAGTCAGATTCGTATGGGTCAAGGCAGGCGAACTCCAGGCGTCGCAAAATGATACGCCGAAGTTCACTCTACTTATGCTGTGGGTCAGTCGTCCAGTCCAAAATGAAAACATTTCCAATTGTTCCGTTTCGGACCCTCTTTCGAAGCGGTTAAACTGGAAGAGATGATACTTACTCTTGAATGGACCCCCGAAGGCGTCCGGTTTATTGACCAGACCAAGCTTCCACTGGAAGAAAGCTACGTTCTTGCTACCAGCTACCAGCAGGTCGCGGACGTAATTGTGACTATGGTAGTTCGCGGAGCACCCGCGATCGGCGTCTCCGCTGCCATGGGTATCGCCCTTGGCGCGAAACAGACCAAGGCCTCCACAACTGAGGAGTTCGCGCCTGAATTTGAGCAGATCTGCAATCTTCTCGCGGGAACGCGCCCTACTGCAGTCAATCTGTTCTGGGCGATCGACCGCATGAAGGTGCTATTCAGCAAACTGCAGGCCCGCGAAGCCACACTTGCTGAGGTTCAGGAAGCGCTGCTCGCCGATGCGCTCGCTATGTACGACGAAGACATCGCCGCCTGCAAACAGATGGGTGCCTACGGCGCCGATCTCATGCCCGACGAAGGCACCGTGCTCACGCACTGCAATGCCGGAGCCCTGGCCACCTGTGGTTACGGTACAGCTCTTGGCGTGATTCGCGGCGCAGTCGAGCGCGGCAAGCGCATTCATGTTTTTGCCGACGAGACGCGCCCTTTTCTGCAAGGCGCACGTCTTACCGCCTGGGAACTGATGGCTGACGGAATCGAAACAACTGTTCTTTGCGACAATATGGCCGCAAGCCTTATGCGCCAGGGGCAAATCCAGGCTGTTGTTGTAGGAGCAGATCGCATCGCAGCCAATGGAGATGTCGCCAACAAGATTGGCACCTACGGCGTTGCGGTGCTCGCCAAGGAGCACGGCATTCCGTTCTACGTCGCCGCTCCGTGGTCCACGATCGACCGTGCGACGCTGACGGGCGACGCAATTCCAATCGAAGAGCGCGCTGCCATTGAAGTAACCCACCACGGCGGCAAACAGCTTACACCGAACGGTGTCGGTATCCGCAACCCCGCCTTTGATGTAACTCCGGCCAAGTATGTTACGGCGATCATCACGGAACGCGGCATTCTTAAAGCACCTTACTCCGAGTCGCTTCAGGCAATGGAACTGATAGCACAGTAACCAGGATAGTCAGCAGGGCGCGACGGATAACATCCTCCATCGCGTCCTGCTGGAGCTAGCCCCGCTGAAGTTATAGATATAGAAACTTCCACACCTACAAATCTCCCGGCGCAGAGACTACTTTCGGCATCTCAATCTTCTGCTTCATGGATACGATATTTACAGGCAGCGACAGCCTGGCTGGCATAACCGTGACCACTCCTGTTGTGCATTGAAAGCTGTAATTCGCCGCCTTGAGTGTGCCCACGCTCGCGATGAGCTTGTAGGATCCAACTGTAGATTTGCCGATGACGGATGTCTGCAATACAGGTTTTCCCGTCACAACACCTGCTGTATCGCCGTTAAGCAGCCCGCTGAACTGATACGTAAATACCGGCAGCGAACTACCATAAGTCATCGATACAGACTGAGGAACAACCGTTAGAGTGGCCTTGTTCACTGTAACGACTCCCGCCTTCATTTTGAAGGAGTAGATCGCACTGGCCAGCGTTCCCAATTCTGCCGTCACCGCATAGCTGCCAACGTTCGCCCTGGCGGGTGCCATGATCGCAAAAGCCGGTTTACCAGACACTGTGCTCGCTGTATCTCCATTCATAAAGCCGGTGAGATCGTATTGAAATAACGGAACCTTGCCGCCATAAGTCATCGAGGCAGCACGAGGCGAAATCGTCAACACCGCCTTGGCAATCACGGCTTGTGCCGTTCCCCATTGAAAGCTGTAGTTTGACGAAACCATCGTTCCGGCCTGTGCGGTGATACGGTAACTTCCGGGCTTTGATTTCGAACTCGCCGATGAGGTCAGGACTGGAGCACCACGGAATGCTTTGGCTGCCGTATCTCCACTTACAAGGCCTGCGACCTGATAGGTGAGCTTCGGCATACTTGCTCCATACGAAGCAGTTACAGCATCGGGTGTAATTGTAAGTGGAGCCTTGCCTATCGCGAGCGTACCCGATACGAACCTGAAACTATAGTTCGCCGAAACAAGGTTCCCCTGCGCGGGTGTTATCGCGTAGCTCCCGACCGTTGAATTTGCGTTTGCTGTCGATGTCATCGCAGGTGTTCCCTTGAAAGCTGTCATCGCGTTATCGCCGTTGACAAATCCTGAGGTTGTATAACTAAAAGAAGTAGGAATCGTTCCGTACACAGCGCTTATATTGGTGGCTTTAATCGTAAGTACGGCGGCAGTGACCAGGAAGCTCTGCGTCACGGGAGAAGCAGCAGTGGTGGATGAGTTGCCCACCTGAAGCGCCTCGATGACAACCGTGCCAACACCGCTTACCGTTAACGTCGTGCCGCTTTTCGCAAGAACCGCGGAGCCACTTATGACCTTGTAACTTACAGCCAATCCGGACGAAGACGTGGCAGATAATAAGACCGGCCCGGAGCCATAGATTACATTGCTGATTGCTGGAAAAGTGATCGTCTGATTGGTTTTTCCAAGAGCGGTTCCTTGCATCGGAATCGACTCTACAACGTCATTTTCCGCGCCTGTGTTGATCGCGAATGTGGCGGCTTCCTGAAGTGGAGTTCCCGCTGCCTGTGGGGCAAAATCAATTGATAAATTGCAAAATCCCCCTACGGAAATATTACTTTCATCGGCACACAGATTGCTGGCGGAAGCGGCCTCTGGAAAATCTTTGGCGTAGCTGATCGAACTGATCGCAAACGATTCGTTACCCCTGTTACCAATCCGCATCCCCTGCGCGCTATCTGCGCTTACTGAGCCGAGATAGGTGTTTGCAAAATTCATTTGCGCAGGCGTGGATAAGTCAAATTTTATAACTTGGTTATTTCCTGTATCCGCTACATATACATTTCCGTCTCTATCCAGAGCGAGGCCGGTCGGTCCATTCAGGCCTGTGGCCACGGTCACTTGCGGACCATAGGCATTTCCATTCCAGGGCAGCATTACGAGCTGATTGCCGTTTGTATCCAGCACGTAAAGATTCAAGTTGCCATCAACGGCGATCGCCGTGGGAAGAACCACTCTACTGAGAGTTATAGGCACCTGCAGAAGATAACTCGTCCCACTTTTCGGCAGCTTTACCAGCGCTTTCAGATAAGGATTTGTGATGTATACATCGCCTTGAATATCCACGGCAATACCGGTTGGAAATTTGAATGATCCATTCACCAAAGTACCCTTGGCAAAACCGCTGCCAGTCCATGCTTCGTAGTCGAGACGGCTGTCGAGCGTATCCGTGATGTACACATTGCCATGAGAATCGGCAGCGACATTCGATGGTCCGTACATGCCGGTTCCAAGTTTGATGGCAGTTCCATAGCCACTCCCCATCCAGGGCAATCGAACTACCTTGTCATTTCCATTTGAAACAACATACAGGTTATTCGCAGCATCGACCATGAGGCCCATCGGACTGTTCAGCCTGTCGATAGGGAGAGTTATCTGTGCTCCAAAGCCAGTGCTGCTCCAGGGCAGTTCAACTACGCGATTGTTGCCGGTGTCTGCAATAAAAACATTGCCATTGCCATCAATAGCCACACCGGATGGACCGCTCAAACCCGAGCCCAGAAACGTCCGCGTAGCAGGGAGAAATGCGATCTTCGGCTGCAATCCCATGCCGGCAAAGTAAGCGGCAGCCAGTATATTTCCTTCGGGGTCGTAGATCACCAGGGCACCCATGCGCGCGCCCGAGTCGCTCGGTGTAAAGGCAACATTGATTCCACATGCAGTAAGTGCGGCATAACTCTGTGCTAAGCATGAACTTGATCCTGCATCGGTAAAATCATGCCCGATCATGCCGTTCGTATAGATACTTACTGAGCCTATAACTGTTCCTGCTGCGATATTGAAGTTATAAGTCTGAACAGCGGCTGAAACCCCCACCGGCGTCGATGGAAAATTCACACTCGTCGTCAGCACCTGCCACGTCTGATTGCTGGCCGTTTCCTCAACATAGACTTTGCCGCTTCCGTCCACAATTACGCCGGATGGAGAAGCAAATACGCTGGCCACGGACACCTGCCCGTTAAAGCGAGTCTGGCCTGCTGCCCATATCTCTTCCACAACGCGATTGTTACCGGTATCCGTGACGTAGACGTTGCCCCCGGGATCTACAGCGATTGCAGCAGGGGCGAGTAATTGTTTGCCTAAAATCTGCTGCGTCGTGTACCTGGTTGCGGACCATGTCTCCTTCAACGCGCGGTTGTTTCCTGTATCCGCGATATACAGATTCAGCCCGGCATCGACGGCAACGCCGCGTGGATTACTTAAACCGGCGATGAGTACGGCAGGTGCGCCATAACTATTACCCAGGCGCGGCAGAATCACGATGCGATTGTTCCCGGCATCGGCCACATATACGTTGTCGGCAGCGTCTACAGCAATGCCGCTCGGAGTATTCAGACTCCTGGCGATAACTACGGCGGGGCCAAAGCCTGTGGATGTTACGGGCAACATGAGAATGCGATTATTACCCGTGTCCGATACATACACGTTGCCGCTCCAGTCAACGGCTACACCGGTCGGGCTTTCGAGTCCGCTGAGGATCGTTACCGGCGCTCCGAGTCCGCTACTGGAAGCCGCGAGGTACACCACGCGGTTGTTGCCTGTATCCGCAATGAACAGGTTGCCTTTGCCATCGGTGGCCAGCGCGGTTGGCGAGGCCAATCCCTGGTGCGCGACGCTGATTTGCGTCCCGGCAAATGTAACCTGCGCTTCTCCCTGTGCAGGCCAGAGCAACAAAAAAGCGGCAGGAATTGCCACTCCACGCAATACCAACAGCCTAGTCTTACCGATGGTCTTACCAAGGAAAAGCCAGCGACTAAGCATGGTCAGTAGAGCCTCGCATTCAAGTGATTTCAAATCCATTCATCGACGAGCGATCTGGATTTCTTGAATGAAAACCCGCTTTGGCACACTTATAATCGGGTAGATTTTCTGCTTACTTAGTTTTGCCTATAACGGGAAAGACCAGGCCTTATTAAAAACCAGGTCTTATTCTTTTGCCGTAGAGTGAATGCAGTGCTGCAGCGATCTCCAATCTTCCGGCTCAAACAACGATCCCTGGCCCGTGGCACTATCCTGGCCCTCGCGTGCTTCGCCATCAGTTTTCGCATGTCCAGTTTCCCGGATGTGCAGCCCTGCCTCTGGCTGATTCTTCCCTTCCTGGTAGTCTGCGGCGCTACATGGGACACGGCCCGGTGCCTGCAAAAACGCTGGAACTTTTATCACGGCGCGGTTCTGTTGCTGCTGTACGTCGATCTGATGATCCTGCTGATGATCGTGTTTTTCCTGCTGGCTCCCTACTCCAACGTTCTGCTGTAGTGCAATGTGAGTCTTCCCTTCGCCACATCCACGTTGTAGGATGGGCGAGTCGGGCATCCTGACCACGAAAGAGGGCCTTCATGCTGAAAGGTTTCAGGGACTTTATTCTTCGCGGGAACGTTGTTGATCTCGCAGTGGCTGTCATCCTTGGCGCCGCGTTTAACGCCATCGTCGGTTCGCTGGTTGCGAATATTCTCAACCCCCTGCTAGCAGCCCTCGTCGGTAAACCGGACTTCAGCTATCTGATCCTCGAGGTGCATGGCGGCAAAGTTCAATACGGACTCTTTCTCAATGCAGTCATTAACTTCCTGCTGGTCGCCAGCGCGGTTTATTTCGGCGTAGTTCTGCCGATCAACAAGTTCACCGCACGACTCCAGGCGCTTAAGGGACCTGCACCCGTCGCTGCTCCCACCACCAAGGCCTGCCCGGAATGCCTCAGCGAGATACCGCTGGCCGCCAGGCGCTGCTCCCACTGCGGCCAGCCTGTCGCCTGATTTCGGTCGTTTGTTTCAACGTAAATGGGCCTACGGAACTTGGTACGCATAACTCGCGTACACCAGGATGTCTGGAGGTCCAGTTTGCCTAATTCACGCGCCGGAATTCTCACCTTTGGCGGCC harbors:
- the mtnA gene encoding S-methyl-5-thioribose-1-phosphate isomerase, which encodes MILTLEWTPEGVRFIDQTKLPLEESYVLATSYQQVADVIVTMVVRGAPAIGVSAAMGIALGAKQTKASTTEEFAPEFEQICNLLAGTRPTAVNLFWAIDRMKVLFSKLQAREATLAEVQEALLADALAMYDEDIAACKQMGAYGADLMPDEGTVLTHCNAGALATCGYGTALGVIRGAVERGKRIHVFADETRPFLQGARLTAWELMADGIETTVLCDNMAASLMRQGQIQAVVVGADRIAANGDVANKIGTYGVAVLAKEHGIPFYVAAPWSTIDRATLTGDAIPIEERAAIEVTHHGGKQLTPNGVGIRNPAFDVTPAKYVTAIITERGILKAPYSESLQAMELIAQ
- a CDS encoding MBG domain-containing protein encodes the protein MKSLECEALLTMLSRWLFLGKTIGKTRLLVLRGVAIPAAFLLLWPAQGEAQVTFAGTQISVAHQGLASPTALATDGKGNLFIADTGNNRVVYLAASSSGLGAPVTILSGLESPTGVAVDWSGNVYVSDTGNNRILMLPVTSTGFGPAVVIARSLNTPSGIAVDAADNVYVADAGNNRIVILPRLGNSYGAPAVLIAGLSNPRGVAVDAGLNLYIADTGNNRALKETWSATRYTTQQILGKQLLAPAAIAVDPGGNVYVTDTGNNRVVEEIWAAGQTRFNGQVSVASVFASPSGVIVDGSGKVYVEETASNQTWQVLTTSVNFPSTPVGVSAAVQTYNFNIAAGTVIGSVSIYTNGMIGHDFTDAGSSSCLAQSYAALTACGINVAFTPSDSGARMGALVIYDPEGNILAAAYFAGMGLQPKIAFLPATRTFLGSGLSGPSGVAIDGNGNVFIADTGNNRVVELPWSSTGFGAQITLPIDRLNSPMGLMVDAANNLYVVSNGNDKVVRLPWMGSGYGTAIKLGTGMYGPSNVAADSHGNVYITDTLDSRLDYEAWTGSGFAKGTLVNGSFKFPTGIAVDIQGDVYITNPYLKALVKLPKSGTSYLLQVPITLSRVVLPTAIAVDGNLNLYVLDTNGNQLVMLPWNGNAYGPQVTVATGLNGPTGLALDRDGNVYVADTGNNQVIKFDLSTPAQMNFANTYLGSVSADSAQGMRIGNRGNESFAISSISYAKDFPEAASASNLCADESNISVGGFCNLSIDFAPQAAGTPLQEAATFAINTGAENDVVESIPMQGTALGKTNQTITFPAISNVIYGSGPVLLSATSSSGLAVSYKVISGSAVLAKSGTTLTVSGVGTVVIEALQVGNSSTTAASPVTQSFLVTAAVLTIKATNISAVYGTIPTSFSYTTSGFVNGDNAMTAFKGTPAMTSTANANSTVGSYAITPAQGNLVSANYSFRFVSGTLAIGKAPLTITPDAVTASYGASMPKLTYQVAGLVSGDTAAKAFRGAPVLTSSASSKSKPGSYRITAQAGTMVSSNYSFQWGTAQAVIAKAVLTISPRAASMTYGGKVPLFQYDLTGFMNGDTASTVSGKPAFAIMAPARANVGSYAVTAELGTLASAIYSFKMKAGVVTVNKATLTVVPQSVSMTYGSSLPVFTYQFSGLLNGDTAGVVTGKPVLQTSVIGKSTVGSYKLIASVGTLKAANYSFQCTTGVVTVMPARLSLPVNIVSMKQKIEMPKVVSAPGDL
- a CDS encoding permease; this encodes MSSFPDVQPCLWLILPFLVVCGATWDTARCLQKRWNFYHGAVLLLLYVDLMILLMIVFFLLAPYSNVLL
- the mscL gene encoding large conductance mechanosensitive channel protein MscL translates to MLKGFRDFILRGNVVDLAVAVILGAAFNAIVGSLVANILNPLLAALVGKPDFSYLILEVHGGKVQYGLFLNAVINFLLVASAVYFGVVLPINKFTARLQALKGPAPVAAPTTKACPECLSEIPLAARRCSHCGQPVA